Genomic window (Culex pipiens pallens isolate TS chromosome 3, TS_CPP_V2, whole genome shotgun sequence):
GTACTGTACAACGTCTAATTGCTAACTGTCAGGTGGATTGGTTCAGATGtgattgtgttgtgtgtttttgtgattttagaAAACTCAatggcaattgtccacgctccataccatttttttgtatggacaattgtccacgagagggaggtgggttgagatttccaaaaaaaaagtgtccacgtggtttgtggatcgTCCCAAGCCAATTTTttgtatagagcaattctctacgaaatcggtctttttttagaattttaatttttgtattttttaatccgattgaaatttttttggttcgaccaacatttcgattttttgaaaaaatcagtattgattaaaaaaaatcataactcggtcaaagattttttgcacaacctggaaatttctgaaaagttggcattttagtcctctaaaacatataaaaaaataaaaaaataaaaatagtgttttattgcaaatcaagttttagtgacaaaaagttataaaaaaatcatcaattttttttaccatgtatcattatttttagtgtagtccatatccatacctacaactttgccgaagacaccaaatcgatcaaaaaattccttcaaaagatacatatttttgaattttcatacatcatttttgtatggacagctgccaaatttgtatggaaaattatatggacaaactaatgatgcaaaatggcttctttgggcaaaccgaaggcaccaaaaaagtttcagtcggattaaaaaatacaaaaattaaaattctaaaaaaaagaccgatttcgtagagaattgctcaactgccgtccttgtttagattcaAGTGTAGATTACCACCAATTACTattattaaggttttaatctagattttacgattttatgcttgaaaaacaaataataaataaaaacatagattttataactattttcaaaatttcctggGAATCCAAAAATTTCAGGAATTCCAAAAATGTGTTTCCCGTTTCCTGGAAAATCCAAAACCCGTAAAAATTTGACGCCCTAATCCTCATGATTAGGGTaaatgaaatttcacgatttcgcggacagcgtgaaatccgtgaaatttggatttttccgtgaaatcccgtgaaattttatgtttgtgtgaaactgtaacgatttttatcaaaattatttatcAAATTCAAATAGGAAAAAAGATAATCATATCAACAACTGTAGAATTAAGTGAATAcccttttttaatttctagCATAGGGTAAGTGATtattgacgatttcgtggacggcgtgaaatttatcaattttcttaaatattttttttaagataacaACATACTTAATATTTCATCCATacagacttttaaaattaattttattagtttACAATTCAAAAGCTTAATATGAACCATTAGATGAATTGTTAAAACTActatcacagacaacagacgtagcggctagaacaaaataatttaaaaatcgtgtGTAAAAACATGGCTGCCAATCACACTAATCTACTAGCGCCATCTATTAGCCTATTGCCACTCTCTAAAGCAGCCATGATGGTTTTCTGAGAAggtgtgtttgaaaatgcatcacccagaaatataaaaaaatatattatttcaatttttcgaaaaaaaataataaaaagttgaAGATTATGTTTAAATGCTATAGTAAATCtactttaattattaattaacaCGATTTACAAGCAcgtggatgtttttttttcatttaattatcgatattaaaaaaatagtctagtctgatgcttttttaaacacagcaaccaaggccgCGCTTGAGGCTGTCAAATTCTTGCTGGTTGTGTTGATAAACAAAACCAATAGAGGTGAGCGAAAAAGAGTAGGAGACCCGGTGGAAATCGGGAGGATGAGCAAGCGTTTCTTGGAGGATAATAGATCCGGAACCAGAAACGAAACAATCCGGAACAAGAGCTACTATCACGGCCAACCCCGTAAACGCTTTGGCCCCAAACGACCGCATTCCGAAGATTATCTCTGGAACCGACAAACCAGCTACCACGATCATTTCAACGCTCACCTCCAAGACATCAACCTCTTCAACGCCCTCGAAACCCACCCCACCTTCATGTGCCACCACTTCCAGCGAACCCTCGCCGCCATACCAAAGGCCTCTCCCCAGCGCGTCAGATTCCCCCACTGGATTTCTAGCGAGTGATTTTACTGAAATCGGCTGAAATCTAGGCtgaaatcaacttttcatccagaacaaacgattacaaacgttgaaaaccaacaaaatgaaaaatgataGTAGGCGGAAAGCGATATTTTGACAGCGGGCAATGTGTCAGGGAAAAGCGACTGCAGCGCCACAAACGGATTGCCACAACTAAAAAATCTGTAGCAATGATTTACACAAGGGAAGAATCGAGCccaaacgtctgttgtctgtgctaCTATGTTCagtactgcccataattgaaaatccggctattatgccaaatcaagtattccgagaaaaacgcgtttaagtgtttgtcactaaatctccgtcaaggcaatttcccataagagtggcatattagccgtttggtttttcgcatcggcagccaaatctatacactatttcagtgaaattcaagggtcagaagatgcgttggaacatcctctatcacctgatgctaatatctcgtttttgccaaaagtggatattagccgttttttcgatGGTGGGCAGAGTAATACTTCCATTCGCTGTAATAAAAATTGTActgcttttttatttaaaggtatagtttcaaaaaaaataaaaaggatcaagctttgtaaaataaaagctttgaaatcaactttttaaaaccTTACAGATTATTTCTGTAATGTTTAATAATgttaacgatatttgattatttgggtgaacaatttccgtaaaagtttaaaaaattctactttttttttgttttctttttttaataaaaacttcGATTTCATTACAAATtaattgtttttgctttttgatttaaatttatttttttgaaaagggagatgaaaaccttaaaaaatgttaatgtgctaaatgtcgcaaaaaaatcaattaattattTCACTTATTTTTGTTGGACAAGAGTGTTAAATGTTGCTTTGATGCAAATCAAAAAAGAAGCAAATCGGCGAAAACTTTTTAACTATATAagtcgaatatttaaaaaaagtagttCAAAAAATGAGAAtgcgcatgccctacattttatttcaatatttatatagagcccatccataaactaggtggaatcttttttgaaaataaggggatttttttgtgtcacgttcaaatttattaaagattttttttagtttattgaagaataatatatagtgaagcataaaaagtagtttctgtgatttaaacataagattttaaaagttatattaacatttttcacgttccgcgaaatttgcgtgaaatttggtgttttgaaattaaggtccccgtgaaatttccaattttcgaacgtgaaaaatcactaagcctactcaTGATATCAAAAATAACTCCTGTTCCTGAATTGGCaccattttaaacttttgcgtaaaaaatgattttttgagtagttcaaacataaaaaattcacgaaaattaaaaatttgaaatactaatgatgcaaaatatatTCAAGCATAACATTAAACTGttcaatcataaaaaataaaaagaaatgaagatttgcgaaaaaactttaaagccgttgcaaatatttttcaaagctgatttcgcccccccccccccccttctttcaaaattggtcggaaaaattccaacaaaaaaaaatatttttccaaaaaacttcaaaatttccatgaaaatagaagtgtaatcaactgaaaacaatttaaaatccatttttctgcattgagaatcatttttagcatgattgggtttgtttaaaaatgtttgtgtttgcaccgcaaaaattttatttttcgcaaatatcaatgaatttatgaacttttttttccttatgTATAACGTCATTTTTCCGAATTAcggtcgaaaatttaaaaaaaaatgttaaaagacTTAAAAGCCTAATTTGATCTAAAATGTATAGATAAATCTTTGACAATGTACACTAAACTGTTTTAAATCGATTCTAGAAGTATTATCaaaggaaatttgaattttcgccgataattttatttttattcttgattttAATGTAGAAAACAAAACATCGAATAATTTGTTTAcctaaatatttttctttaaaatttacaagaattgcgcaaaaacaaaactagttttgaatTGATGTATTCTGTTTtgagataaacaaaaaaaaaatataaaataatgcaattatttcataaatttgCCATGATTTGcactggaaatatttttcacgaaaacgtttaaaaaaatataatttatcaaTGATTGCACGTAACGCTTCTGTCACTCTTCACattaaattctttttcaaaaatcgattcACTATTTCCTTTTATCGTTCTGCTGAAATCATCACATCACAACGCAACTCTGAATTCCACCGTTAATCCATCACTTAAAATAACAGCACATACAGCTCATCTCGCACGACTCAAGTGCTCGGGGCTATCCCAGTCGTAGACAACCAACAGGACTCACCAGTCCTCCCCCAACGACAGCCACGTTCAAATTTTCCGCCGGTAATCCATTGGTGTTTGTTCTCGGATACTGCTTGGTAGACATCGCTAATCCTTTCACTTGAACACCTACGATCCTGGTACTACTAGAGACACTGCACTACACGGACTTCCCGCCAAAAGTATTTCCCGCCTCGAAGGCTTATCTGATGCTTTCCCCGTGACGACTGCCGACAGACTGACCATCCTGGAGCGGAGGACGAACGTATTATAGAAAGCAGCGTTTGACCCTTGCGCTGCCGAAGTTTGATTATTGATATTTGCTCATGCTTAtagaaacaaaatttgttttcggaataaaataattcaaaaatactaacatatctaaaaatcaatcaataaaaatttatttcaacaaaaaaaaaacctttttaaaaacAGTATCGCTAAAAGGTTAAGGGACGCTTcgatttcatttctttttgagCTGTCCCCAACTCAAGTCAAGCTTCTAGCTACCTCGGTTCTTGCTCATTCGGCAACAACAGAAAAAGCCATGCTCAGCATTGTGGTCGGTGGGTGAGTTACAGTTCAGAACATGGTGCACAAATTTGGAAATCTGCAATAATTTTCTATAGGAAGTGGCAtcttttttagaatttgtataAAATTACATGATAAAtgaattcatttgaaaaaataaatgaaattttgacaaagttataaaaaacgcACTCAATTAATTTTATCGCTAATCTTAAAACTCTTATCTTTAAGTAATTAAAGATCTAATTTAATAAGCTTTTTTTCGAACTTGGAAGTTAAggtgttaaaaaataagattccACCCTGACGGGTTTCATTTGATTACAAACCAGTCTAAACAAAAGTTAAATCCCAGTTTGCAATAGTTTCAAAACAACGTGCCGCTGCCGCCAGTAGGTCATCCATCCCAGAACTCGTCATGGTTATGTTTTGTAGTCGCATGTCAGTTTAGGAGCCCAATTACCAATTTTGTACTGATTAAAGTTATGTCTTTGGAACCACCACCACGAGTGTCcacttctagagtttttttttataaggtccaataaaccaaacttTCAGttgttgctttttgggtgttttttaaaacGCATGACTGAAGGCGGGTGCAAAAACAATCATAAagcaaaactggaaatttggtttattggacatttaaaaaaaaaactccaggctTGGTATCTacgaattttgaagttttttgtaacTTCTGATCCATTTCAAGCTAAATTTGGGTTTAATCTACCTTCGTCATTGTTTTCATGTTAgccaaaactaaaaaatcagtttttttaagtcCAATGCGACAGGCAAGCACAATCACGCCAAAGTGCAATAGCTTCTTGCGGTTATCAACCAAACTGTACGTGTCGCTAGATGTGTGTTGGTGATAAGTGACGATTAACGTAGTTTGATTAGAGCTCATCGCATCGGATAGTACTGGACGCACCACTTCTGGCTGGAAGCACTTGGCCGACCTGGGCGAAAAAGTAAGGCTTCTTCGAGTTTGGTGTTCTAGTCGGTTCTCGGAGACAGCTTCACGAACGTTCATGAGCACAGCGTCCACTTTCACTGCAGATAAGCCGGCAATTAAAAATTAGGGGTTTTTACTTAGTTGTCCAAAATAGCGCGATAAGGACTTTATGATGCTCCTAAGAAGGTTTAATCTGtcagtaaaaaaataagttttttgtcgAAACTCATAATTATCGCATAGCAAGGTCAGAATACTACTGGTTAGCTTCCTGCTCTGAAAAAGTTGTTTCTGAGCAGACATTCAAAAACATTTCTGTGGCTCTAGTGATAAGCGCAGAAAATTTTCGTCTAATAAAGAATGTCTAGAAGCGtcgtttcaaaatttaatcacTTTCACCATATAAACAATCTCAAACGAAACTCATCCTTCTCAAGTGGAGCTTCCTCTGTATCAATTTCTCAGATTAGAAGCCATTTGAATGAACCAAACGTACGTCTGATTACACAACATAAAATAGAAACAAAAAACTCTGACCTACGCAATAATGATTCAGGATGGAACCAGTTCCCGATGGTTGCATTAACCGTTATCGAAAAGAAAGCGTCAGCGAAGCTGAACCATTCTCACGATGCCATTAGCAAAATTGTTGATTAATTATTAATATGCTTCTGATAGAAACACCAATAAAAGCAGTTTCGAATTGTAAAAATTTCCACAAACAGTATCTTCTCGTGGCGTGGTACAAATCACTCGAACATCATGAACGAAAAGACATCCACCTCGTCAATCACTCGGATCGTCCAAATGAACACCAAGTTCTACTACATCCTAGGCCTGATGCCGTACCAAGTGAAGGGAAGCCGTATCAAGCTGTCCAAGTCGCTGTGCTGTGCGATTGGAGCTTTCGTTGCACTGTACTGGATTTCCATGATCATTTCGATCGTCACCCGGACCTACGTGAACGATCGTATCTCGCGCATCTCCAACTACTTTCAACTGATCAGTAATGCCATCATGCTCACAACCCTGCTCGTCAATCCGATGTTCAAGCTGAACGGCTTTGCCGAAATCATCCGTGCGCTGAACAAGTTCGAAGACGAGCTCAACAAGGACTCGATCTATCCCAACTATTCCACGCACATTCGTTGGAACATCGGCATTATCACCGGTGTATTCATTCTGCTCTTGGCCATGACCACCTTCGACTGTTACGTAACGGTCTTCAGCGGTCACATCACCTTCGAGTACTGGCTTATCACCATTTTCCCAAACTTGGTCAACGTCCTCGCCGTAACGCAAGCCATCCTGCTTCTACTCTACATCAGTTCCCGCTTTCGCATTCTCAACGAACTGCTGCTTCTCGAGCAAAACCCACTAGCGGACCTGAAGAAACCCTGCAACAAAATCCGGGCCTCTACCGGGTACACTCGAACCATCAAAAACAACATCCACATCGTAGAACTGTACGACCTCAGTCTCAACAAGTGCTACCGACTGCCCAAGATCCTGTACCGCTACAACGACCTGTACGAGCTGTGCAAACTCCTAGACAAACACTTTGGAATTCTCTTTCTGCTGACCTTCACGTCCATCTTCATCGTCACCACCATCCAACTCTACTACAGCTACACCATACTGTACTGGTTCACCGGCAAGAACGGCTTCACCATCTGGTCCCTGCTCGTTTGCTTCAACACGATCGCCATGAACCTAACCGTCCTGCTAACCATCGTACTGCTCTGCGAAAACATTTCCAACAAATCCAAAGTCGCCAACGATCTCGTGTCCGACCTTCAGCTTCGCGGATCCCGTCACATGAATTCGGAGGTTTGAAACCCTACTTCTCTAGTTGCCCACTGTCTGACCTTAAACTCCCTCATCTCAACAGGAAATCCTCAAGATTACGACACCGTTCCAAATGTCCAACAAGATGTTCAAGTTCTCAGCGATGGGATTTTTCTTCATCGACTGCAACATGCTGTGTGGGGTAAGCGTACtccagcgtttttttttttcgtttaggtCTGCATTGTGTAACATGTCGTTATTGCGTTACAGATGATTGGGGCCATCACAACCTATTTGGTCATCTACATCCAGTTTTACATCCTGTACGCCGATGAGGTGAAGAAATCGATGTTTGTGTCACGGTTTGTCTAGTGTGGAAAAAGTCTGACATTGGCATTGAACAATTTGATGCGCACTTGTGTGGAGGTTTTGAACACCATGTAATGCCAATTGTTTACAGTGTCaaataaattgaaagaaataATAAATTGGGTTTCgaaaattaaggggttacaaacatgtagaaaatcacaaaatttcatacaacagaaaatttattaaatccactaaaaagatgattttcaatcgctcctgaaaatttttcatttttaaaaaatacaaaaatcaaaaactgactttttttatatgaaaaacacaaaaaaaaaattatctttttctaaataagttttttgaaaatcggccttcgtcatgcacacgatcgatttaacgagtcttcgccaaaattttgagccgatttggtcaaggcagtgttaagatatcctggcacccgttttttgaaactgctaacttcaaatagccatATCtcaacctgggtgctgaatagacagaatgcgtaacgtgattttcgaaagctccccattgctccccactaatacaactgcactacagctgtaaatataaacaaagtagaaggctatgttcaagcccaagcgtgacatatttttttgctactgaagtgaattgttttgaaacgtTTTGGATCTGTTAGTgtaaaagttttcgctgaaaaattaagtgctttgcacttttttgtttgtataGACCGCCCATCGTTTAGGCCAAAAACGGCCTTTTTGTTTTCCACAAGATGAAAAATTATGTCAGAATTGGGTGGAATTTTGTATATCAAAAGAGCAACCGAATAGAAGTTCCAAGATTATGTATTTGGCAGATgccattcatagttattgataattcgtcgattacatttcaaaacacgTCATTAACATAGGAGTTGCGTGAAACATAgcgcttattgaaatgttagcgacgaattatgccaatcttTATTTCAACCATCTTCCTAAAATATGTTGACTTTGAATACCTCAAAAGCTCGACTCCATCGACTTTTTTTATTCCTCAAAATAAATTACAGATCGaacacaatacttgccactccTTGCTATccttttgcgaacagtaaattggttccgctttgacagttctaaattgaggccgttttgccgacgactattctgcacccagatctcaaccaaatgtcttcaaaattgttttgataatagatgaaaatgtatattttaatgccctgaaaacagattttaaataaaagtaagtgtgtgctcactccaacctctgacttttttttttgtcgatttacatgtatgcagCCACTTAAGAGGCTTTTAAGCCagttttgaataattgaatcgtgatcgtgctatcttgtcgcaggtgcgtttttttgccaattgagtttagaacgccattttgtgcagctctcaatgcCACACGtcttgaccttcacagatccagaatattcaacaaaaaacggAAAATCTTGGTGAATTGTCGTCACTCTTcatataaaatttgatttgatcgtgctatcttgacacaccctgaaaattgctgcaagtgcgacaactagagcgtccatccatgaagtatgtcacgctctaggaggggagggggggggggtctgagcaagtgtgacattgcatgttataattataggaaaagcgtgacaaagggggggaggggggggttaattttggctgattttggcgtgacgtactttatggatgaagccaaattcaaaatttattgaaaattattctgattcTGCTTCAGATTAATATGTAGCATCAAAATTGTACAGGGCAGTCATTTTAATGGTAAATGTGACTGTGAGGATCGATgtatggcttgactgcttgtaaaactTAAACAACtccaagaaaaaatattaattttctattttataATCTGTCTttcatttattaatttaaaaaaaatgatatttatttgttttgttgaaaagttcCGCAACcataattgtttttaaatttatttttttccgggaaatcccgggaatccccgggatttttttcccgggacgggaaattggacgctctagcgaCAACTGGTCAAAGAGATTTTAGTAAGAAGCAggttgacacacgtacatgcccgagtactgttaacatttttttattatacagtatgtaaaaaaagtatttacaccccttgggcactatgcacattttgtgatgaaacatgtaaaaaatttaaagtttgacaggaacctagtactacgttttgttcagaaactcatgccaaacattttgctacaaaaagctcatgaaaagatgatttctataaaaagttatataacaaatactattacgaaaataaaaaaggtgcaaaaaaagtttgtacacctttcgaaaaattaacataaataatgttatttgttgacaaatcaccataaatccagtctcccaactccaaataggcatccttgactgattaaaaaaagaatttggattgaatataaagtttactaactacttagtataaaagtttatataactctggaaattctatataaaacttatctaaacttaattttgcaaacatttaattcaaataaatgtcaatatattaccatagaattgctaaataaacattttggagtgggtataacaccgttttgggggtatttgtatcgatagaatagatttttcgttggaatttcgtaccaacccggaattacgtcgtcggaaaatccgccagcatctgaaccggtcctcaat
Coding sequences:
- the LOC120412442 gene encoding putative gustatory receptor 2a; amino-acid sequence: MNEKTSTSSITRIVQMNTKFYYILGLMPYQVKGSRIKLSKSLCCAIGAFVALYWISMIISIVTRTYVNDRISRISNYFQLISNAIMLTTLLVNPMFKLNGFAEIIRALNKFEDELNKDSIYPNYSTHIRWNIGIITGVFILLLAMTTFDCYVTVFSGHITFEYWLITIFPNLVNVLAVTQAILLLLYISSRFRILNELLLLEQNPLADLKKPCNKIRASTGYTRTIKNNIHIVELYDLSLNKCYRLPKILYRYNDLYELCKLLDKHFGILFLLTFTSIFIVTTIQLYYSYTILYWFTGKNGFTIWSLLVCFNTIAMNLTVLLTIVLLCENISNKSKVANDLVSDLQLRGSRHMNSEEILKITTPFQMSNKMFKFSAMGFFFIDCNMLCGMIGAITTYLVIYIQFYILYADEVKKSMFVSRFV